A segment of the Streptomyces sp. ITFR-21 genome:
TGGCGGGTTCGGCGCCGTTGCCCCCGGCCAACCGCCGGTGCCATGGTCTCATCAGCCCGCCCTCCGGCGGGCACCTGCGCCACCACAGCACGCCCAGCCCGCGAACGGTCCTATCCGATCGGCGACAAGGACGTCATCATGCGAAGCAGAATCCCCGGCCTCAGGGCCCTCGTGATCCCCGCAGCCATCGCTGCCGGCTTGTCCGGTCTGGCCACCGCCGGGCCGGCGCAGGCCGAGACCGCGGCGAACGCCGCCCCCTCGGTCTCGACGCGCGTGGCGGCGTACCAGACGGAACCGGGCGAGCCCGACGTGACCAGCCCGAACCTGTTGAGCGCAGGATCCTTCGAGCAGAGCATCGCCGGCTGGCAGCGGCTGGCCCCCTCCGGCGGGACCGTCAACTGGGCCGACTACAACACGGCGTTCGGCGCCCCGGCGCCGGCCTACGACGGCACCGGGTACCTGGCCGTCAACACCGACACCGCCGGCGGCTCCGTCTATCAGGATGTGCCGGCCTACGGCGCCGGCGGGGTGTACCAGGCTTCGGTGTGGCTCTCCTCGCAGTCCGGCTCCGCAAGCGGCGTCTTCTGCCTCTGGAGCCTGAGCAGCACCAATACCAGCCTCTGCAGCCCCTACAGCGTCGACTCCGCGACCGGCTACCAGAATTACGTGCTGATCTTCGGCGTGCCGCTGCAGGCGGGCACGCTGCGGTTCCAGGTCTACCCGACGGCGAACGGCGGGACCACCGACATGGACGCCGCGAGCCTCGTCCGGATCGCCTGACCCGTCGAGCGGCCGTGGTGCACCGCGCCACGGCCGCAGCCGCGCTCCGCAGCCGCGCTCCGCGGCCTCGCGGTGGCCGACCGGATCACCGGTGCCTCCGACTCCGTCGAACCGCTCGTCGAGCACGTCCGCATTTCCGTTCGCCTTTCCGTTGTCTTCCACCGAGCCGGCCGGCCGCCGCGCACCCCCGCACCGCCGTCCCGGGCGTCCGCGACTGCTCCGCCGGTCCCACCACCGGTCCGGCGCCGCCGCGTCTCCCGTGCGCCGACGGCAACAGCCGCCCACCGGGCCCCCGTTCGCGCGGGTTGTGGCACCGGCCGCTGGTTCTGCGCCGTCACCGGGGCCTTGCGGCAAGCCCCCCGCCGCGCTATAACGTGAAAGTGGCGAGGAGCGGATTCTCCTTGCCTCTGTCTTTTCGCCGCCCCGTCGAACCGACACCCTTCCCGCGAAGCGGTGGCGCGGTGGGACGCTTCGCCCTGGGGGCGAGCGCGCCCTGCGGCCCGGCCGGCCCTGCTCCCAGCGGGAACTCCTTGTCGCCGCGTGCCTCCAGCGGCTGCGGGTCTGGTCTTTCGCGTACCGGCGCGCCTTTGACACCATGGCTTGCCCGTACGTTCGAGCAGGCCGCCGAACACCATCGCACGGAGCCGGGAGACGCCGTTGCACGGATCCGAGTTCGCAACCGCCGGCGCGTCAGGCGGCGGTGACGGCTGATGGCCGTGTCGGCGGTGCTGGAAGCGGTGGCGGGGATCGCCACGCCGGGGGCCGTGGTGTGGCAGACACGGATCCAGGCCGCGGCGCGGCGCGGGCGCCTTCGGGACGCTTCGGCCGGCGGCCCGATGACATCGGTGGCACCGCCGGTCGGTGCGGTCCCGGAACTGGTGCGCGGCCGGGGCCAGGTGATGGGTCAACTGAAGCGGTGGCACCGCAGGCCGCCAAGCGCCGTGGTCGTACTCGCCGGCATGGGCGGTGCGGGGAAGCCGACCGTGGCGGCGGCGCTGGCCCGCCACACCGCGCGAAGGCGGAGGGTCTCACGCCCGCCGGGGCGTGTGTGGTGGATCTGGGCCGCCGACCGCCTCAGCCTTGCCGCGGGACTGGCTTCGGTGGCCCGGCAACTGGGCGCCGGACGCGTCGACCTGGAGGCGATCCCACCGGCGCCGCCGACGGCCCGGACCGCTTCTGGGAGCTTCTGGACAAGGCGCCGCCGGGCTGGCTGCTGGTCTTCGACAACGCCGACACCCTTGAGGTCCTGGCCGGCCCCCGCCGTGACGCCGACCAGAAGACGTGGGGATGGCACGCGCGGGTGGTGTACCTCAGACCCCTCGACCCGGCCGACGCCGCCCTCGTCCTGCGGGACCTCGCCCCCGGGGCGGGCGACGGGGCCAAGGCGCGCGCGCTCGCCCAGGACCTGGGCGGACTGCCGCTGGCACTCCACCTGGCCGGGATGTACCTGAGGTCCACCGTCGTCCGCCGGTCGACCTTCGCCGCCTACGGCGAGGCACTCGCCGGCGGCGGGCTGCACCTGCTCGACGAGCCGGGGGCACCGACCGGGCACTCGTGACGCGGACCTGGGAGATCTCGCTGGACGACCTGGTCCGGGACGGCATACCGCACGCGAGGACTGTGCTGCGCCTGCTGTCGTGCTACGCGGCCGACGCCGCGATCCCGCGGTACCTGCTCGACGACCACCGCCTCTCCGGGCTGCTGGCGCCATCACAGCCGTCGGAGTCGTCGGGCCGTACCGGCGGGCCACCCGGACCTCCTGCTGGACCACGCATTGCGGGGGCTGGAAAGGCTCGGCCTGATCGAGAGCCGGCCGGCCCGGAGCGGGCCGTCATACTCCACCCACTGGTGGTGGAGACGAACCGGATGTACCTGCGGGCGGGGACCGCGCGGCCCGCCGAACTCATGGTCGGCGCGCTGTCCGGTCTGCCCGTCGACTCGCACGCCGCCTGGCCGCGCTACCGGATGCTCGGCGTCCATCTGCACGCCCGGCTCGACACCGTGGCCGCCCACCTCGACCAGGACTGTCTGACGGCGCTCCGCGATCCGACGTGGATGACGGTTTGCGCCCTGGACGAGAGCGGAGCGTACGACGCCGCCGAACGCCTGTGCCGCGCCGCGCTGGCCCGCGTGCCCGGTCCGGACCACCGGGCCGGCCTCCGCCTGCGCCGCCAGCTCGCCTGGGAGCTCGCCGTGCAAGGCGAGTTCACGGGCGCCGAGGCGATGTTCGCCGAAGTGGCGGCGCGCCGCGCGCGACTACTGGGTGACGACCATCCGTCCGCCTGCTGGCCGAGCGCGGCGGCGCCGCCCTGCTGATCGGGGTCGGACTGAACCGGATGACCGCGCTGCACCACGCCGAGCAGCTGTCCGGCCGGCGGCTTCTCGTCCGGTGGGCACGGGACGCGGGCGGCCGGGTGTTGATGGTGAAGACAGGGTCGTGCTTCGAGGGGTTCCCACGGCTGGAGCCGGCGCTGCGGCCGCTGGTCCGCACCGCGCGGGTGGGGGAGTCCCGCTGGACGGCCTACCCGGTCGAGGAGGCGCTCTCGGCCGCGTGCGGGGCCATGTCCGCCGACCAGCCGGTGACCCACTGCGCCGACGAGGGCTGCCCGCGCTGCCGTGACTCGATAGCCGGCGGTCCGATCGGCCCCGCCCCGCTCCGCTGACCGGCCCGGTGCCGGGGGCGGCGCGTTCCCGGTCGGCGGTGGAATCCCTGCGGCGGTGTCCGGCCGGCCCGGTGCGGGATCGCGCTCGGCCCGGTGCGGCGCCGGGGAGGCGAAGGCGGTACGGTTTCGCGACGTTCACACCCCGGACACGGGTGACGCCCTGCGCGGACGCCGTTGTGTGCGATGGTGTGGACCGGACCGCCGGGCGCACCCGAAAGCGCGCCTACGCACGCGTGGTCCCGGTCGGTACGGCACCACGTCCGAAATGGCTTGAGCACCGGCGAGGAACCGATGAACCCGAGGGACGCCGACCGCCTCGAACAGGCGGCCACCACCAACGACGCCGACACCGCCGGCGGGATCAAACCGATGCTGGACGCGCCGCAGACGGCCGCCGCCGCGGCGACGATGTGGGCCTTCGTCGTCGGCCCACCGCTCGGCCTGATCGCCGCGGTGCCGTTCGTGTGGGGATGGGGCCTGTCCGCGTTGGACGTCGGCATGGCGGTGACCGCCTACCTCGTGTCCGGCTTCGGCCTCACGGTCGGCTACCACCGTCTCTTCACGCACCGCTCGTTCAAGGCGCGGCGGGGCCTGCGGATCGCGCTGGCCGTCGCGGGTTCGCTGGGCGTCGAGGGCTCCCCGGTCCAGTGGGTGGCCAACCACCGCCGGCACCACGCCTTCGCCGACCGCGAGGGCGACCCGCACTCGCCCTGGCGCTACGGGACCGACACCCGCGCGCTGCTCAAGGGGCTGCTGCACGCGCACGTGGGGTGGATGCTGAAGCGCGAGCTGAGCAACCGCGCCAGGTTCGCGCCCGACATCGCCGCCGATCCCGACCTGCGGCTCGTCGGCCGGCTCTTCGGGCCGCTGACGGCCGTCTCGCTGCTGTTCCCGGCGCTGGCCGGCGGCCTCGTCACCGGCAGTTGGGCCGGGGCGCTGACCGGGTTCTTCTGGGCCGGTGTGATCCGGATGGCGCTGCTGCACCACGTCACCTGGTCGGTGAACTCGGTCTGCCACGTCGCCGGCCGGCGCCCGTTCGCCAGCCGCGACAAGGCCACCAACTTCTGGCCGCTCGCGCTGCTGTCCTTCGGCGAGAGCTGGCACAACTCGCACCACGCCGACCCCACGGGCGCGCGCCACGGCGTGCTGCCGGGCCAGTTGGACCCGGCCGCCCGCCTCATCTGGGTGTTCGAGAGGCTGCGCTGGGTCCACGACGTGCGCTGGCCGAGTGCGGAGCGGCTCGTCGCCCGAGCGCTGCCCGAACCGGCCGCGTCGCAGGAGTCCGCCGCCTGACATGCCGGCCGGCGGCGGACCGCCGCGGGTCCCGCCGGCCGGCGGCGGCCTCAGCAGGCGCCGTTGTCGGCCCAGACCGCCCAGGACGCGGGATCGCCGGGTACGGCGCCGGTCGAGTAGTAGCTGGCGGTGTACCGGTGGCCTCCGTACGCCGCGGTGTCGCCCGGGACGTAGGACGTGGCGGCGTTCCAGGGGGCGGGGCAGCCCGTACCGCCCCCGCCGCCGGCGGTCGTCGCGGGGACGGCCGCCGAGGGCGCGCCGACCGTACCGGCGGAGTCGGCTGCGGCCACCGTGTAGCTGTAGGCGGTGCCCGCGGCGAGGCCGGTGTCGGTCAGCGAGGTGGCCGCGGTGGAGCCGACACGGGCGCCGCCCCGGTAGACGACGTACGACGCCGCGCCGCTGACGCCCGACCAGGACAGCGAGACCGAGGTCTGCGTGGTGCCGGTGGCCCGCAGACCGGTGGGCGCGGGCAGCGGCGGGGGTGTGCCGCCCGATCCGGTGAACTGCCAGCTGATACCGGTGACGACGCCGACGGTGAGCGGGGCGAACTCGGCGAAGGCCGGCTGGCTCAGGTCGATGTGGGTCGCGTCGCAGACGGGGCACTTGTCCACCACCGGCAGGGTGAGGGTCCTGCCGTTGTAGGTGACCTGGACAAAGGTCCCCTTGCACAGGTCGTCGTTGTTGGGGTTGGCGGCCGTCCACCACTGGTGGGACACCGCGACGAGATACTGCGTGGACGCGTCAATAGGGGTTCCGCACGCCCCGTAGCCGACGTCGTTGTAGTAGGTCATCTCGCCGGCCATGGGCCGGCCGATCGGAACGGCCGCGGCAGTCGGTCCGCCGGCGAGCAGGACGAGCGCCGACGCGCCCGCCGCACCGCCGATCCAGCGCCCGACACGTCGTGGGATGCGCACGGTGCCCCTCCTGTACGACAGCGCAGCGGGAATAACTGAGCAGGACGGTGCTGAGCAGGGCATGCGAAAATGACGGTACACGAACAAGTCTGCGTGAGTGAGGGGCGCGCGGGCCGTTCCCGGTCGATGGCCGGGAAGGCCCGGCCGGCGGTAGCCCGACGGGGGCGACGGAGGGGGCCGCGCGATGGTGCTCTGGAACGGCGTCAACTTCACCGCGGACGGCCGGGAGCCGGCCACGGCGGACGAGTTCTACCAGATCGGCCTGCGCTGCTGGAAGAGCTCGCAGTACCGCCCGGCGGCGCCGTTCTTCCTGGAGCACGCCGCGGTCGCCGGCCACGCCCTGGCGGCGGAGTTCCTCGGGCATGTGTGCTTCCTGCAGGGGGACCACGCCAAGGCCGTACCGTGGTTGCGGCGGAGCACCGCCTCGCCCAGGGCCGGGTACTACCTGGGATGCCTCTGCCAGCGGGGCTTCCCGGAGGCCGGCATCGCGCAGTCCTTCGACGCCGCAGCCCAGTGGTACCGGCACGCCGTCTCGCTCGGCGAACCGGAGGCGATGCTGGCGCTGGGCGACCTGTACCTGGAACGGCTGCTGCCGGTCAGCCGCGCCCCGATGGCGCACGCGCTGGAGTACTTCCTGCTGGCCGCCGGGCAGGGGCACTCCTACGGGGCAGTTCCGGGCCGCCGAGGTGTACCGGACGCTGTACGAGGACCTCGACCGTGCCGCGCTGTACTACGAGCAGTGCCTGGCCAACCCCGGCCGGCACAGCCACGCGCTGAACACCTTGATGACCCTGGAGAGCGAGGCGGCCCTCAGCCGGATCAGATGGACCCTGGCCCAGCGGAACCTGCACCTGCGGCGCGACACGGCCAACCCCCCGCCGCCGCACAACCCCGCCTACCAGGACCGGCCGCCGGCGCCGCCGTCAGCTGAGGGTCGGCTCGCGGAGGAGCTCCGACCGGTGGATCCTGATGACCCTGCACGCGGGCCCGACCCGGCTGATCCGCATGCCCGGGTCGCTGGCGACCCAGAGGGCCACCGTCCGGGTGGACGCCCCGTAGTGGTCGGCGAACTCCTGGAGCGTCAGCCACTCGGGCCGCGCCGCATCCTGCGGGTCCTGGAGATCCTGGCCCTGTTCCTCCACCAGCGTCCTTTCTGTGTCGGACCGGGTGACGGGACGGACCCGCTGGGGCCGGTGGGCAGCACGGGACGCCGTGTCCCGTGGACGACGGGCCCATGGGTGACGGGCCGGGGGACGAGGATCCGGGCAGACGGGTCCGGCCGCGCTCCGGCCGCACCGGCCGGCACCGGACGCGCCGCCGGCGTGCCACCGCCTGCGCCGCGGCGCGCTCAGAGCGCCGCGATGACCTCGGCCGACCCCATGGGCAGCGAGAACATCGGGTAGTCGTAGGTAATCGCGTTGTCGTGCTCCTCCTGGGAGGTGGCGGCGACGCAGTCCGGCACGGTGATGACGCGGAAGCCGTTCTCGTACCCCGTGCGCATCGTCGACTCCACGCAGCAGTTGGTGAGGAAGCCGCTGAGGACGATCGTGTCGATCCCTTTGCTCCGCAGGATGAAGTCGAGGTTCGTGCTCGCGAACGTGTCGAGGCCGCGCTTGCCCTCGATCACGATGTCGCCCTCGGCCGGGGCGAGTTCGTCCACGATCGCCGCACCCCAGGTGTTCTTGACGAAGGCCGAGCCCTCCACGACCCCCTTGAGGATGCCGTACGGGTGCCGTGTCAGTTCGCCGTAGCCGGGGGCGAAGGTGATGGGCGCGTGCATGACGGTGACGCCGGCAGCGCGGGCGGCGTCGGCCAGGGCCACGGTGTTCGCGAGCATTCCGGTCTTCGCCATCACCCCGGCCACGGCGCCGTGGAGCACTCCGCCCTCGCTGGCGAACTCGTTCTGGTACTCGATCAGGACGAGTGCGGTCTTCGCCGGATCGAGGCGGAAAGTCTCGGACATGGCGGCTCCTCGGTGAGCTGGGACACATCAACGGCATTGAACAGTCTGCCCGACAGGGGAGTCAATCGGCCGCCCGGAAACGGCAACACGCATGGTGACCACCGTGTCCGCGCGGGACAAACGGCAGGCGCGGACCGGTGGCGGGAACCCGCCGGGCGCGGATCAGTACGAAGCTGGGTTGCGGGGCCGGATTTCCGGACGCGACGGACGGCATAGGCGAGGGACCGGGTCCGGCGGCCGATAGCGCGAATGCGGGTGGCACGCACCACGCGATAACAGGGCACGGTCCCAGGACAGAACCCACCACCCCCCGGAGTGCACGCCGCTTTCGCTTTCCCGTTCACGATCCGGACACCCGGCCCGCCGAAACGCGGGGGAGAAGGCAACATCAAACTGCCGGTCGCCCGGGTCGCGCGCGCCGTTAGGCCGCTGCGCCGGTCGGCGCGAAGCGGCACACGTGAAGTGAACTCTGTGTCGCTGTCATCTGTCGCTGTCGGAAAGGCACAGGTCAGGGGCGCAGAAGAGAAAAAGTCGCGACGGGCGGCGACTTTGGCCGGTCAGGGTTCCGGGAGTGGTCGCGGGCGCGGTCGGCGGCAGCCGGCGGGACCGGCGCGTGCATCACATCTGGCCATGATCGCCACGGACGTCCCCGCTTCTCCGTGAAACTCCGCTGACCAGCACCGATACGGCCGGGAAAGCACATCGCGGCTGCTCGCAGCCCCGGCCCCGGCGACCTGGCGTATTCCCTGCGCCCCCAGAGGTCGCCTTCCTGAACTCGGGTAACATCCGCTTTCCCTCCCTTCCTGACCAGGTCACATGCCTCGGCTGGGGCTTTGGTGCATGATCGGGAAGGTTTGTGGCGGCTTTGTGACGCGGTTGCGACAGGGATTTACAGCGGGCCGCATCTGGCTTAGAGTCGCGGCCGGTGAGAGGTAGCTGGACCTATGTCGGCAGTCAGTGGCCTGTGCTTTCACCAGGCGTGGCTGTCCCGACGCAAGGCCAAACCGGCCGATAGAGAATCAGAGGCGTTGAAGGTGTACCTGCACGGGGAACGTCGGCCGCTCTGTTGCCGGATGCTCGCATGCCAAGAGTGTCCGTAGGACACTGTCCGGCGATGCGCAATTCATGAGGGACAACAGCCGCTCGGGTAACCGTCACGCGATTCCTGTCGTCTGCGCGTAAGATCCCTCTCATTATTCTGCTGTCCTGCTCGCCCATGTTCGCTGCCTTGCCGCGGT
Coding sequences within it:
- a CDS encoding tetratricopeptide repeat protein, with the translated sequence MTRTWEISLDDLVRDGIPHARTVLRLLSCYAADAAIPRYLLDDHRLSGLLAPSQPSESSGRTGGPPGPPAGPRIAGAGKARPDREPAGPERAVILHPLVVETNRMYLRAGTARPAELMVGALSGLPVDSHAAWPRYRMLGVHLHARLDTVAAHLDQDCLTALRDPTWMTVCALDESGAYDAAERLCRAALARVPGPDHRAGLRLRRQLAWELAVQGEFTGAEAMFAEVAARRARLLGDDHPSACWPSAAAPPC
- a CDS encoding acyl-CoA desaturase, translated to MNPRDADRLEQAATTNDADTAGGIKPMLDAPQTAAAAATMWAFVVGPPLGLIAAVPFVWGWGLSALDVGMAVTAYLVSGFGLTVGYHRLFTHRSFKARRGLRIALAVAGSLGVEGSPVQWVANHRRHHAFADREGDPHSPWRYGTDTRALLKGLLHAHVGWMLKRELSNRARFAPDIAADPDLRLVGRLFGPLTAVSLLFPALAGGLVTGSWAGALTGFFWAGVIRMALLHHVTWSVNSVCHVAGRRPFASRDKATNFWPLALLSFGESWHNSHHADPTGARHGVLPGQLDPAARLIWVFERLRWVHDVRWPSAERLVARALPEPAASQESAA
- a CDS encoding cysteine/serine endopeptidase inhibitor — protein: MRIPRRVGRWIGGAAGASALVLLAGGPTAAAVPIGRPMAGEMTYYNDVGYGACGTPIDASTQYLVAVSHQWWTAANPNNDDLCKGTFVQVTYNGRTLTLPVVDKCPVCDATHIDLSQPAFAEFAPLTVGVVTGISWQFTGSGGTPPPLPAPTGLRATGTTQTSVSLSWSGVSGAASYVVYRGGARVGSTAATSLTDTGLAAGTAYSYTVAAADSAGTVGAPSAAVPATTAGGGGGTGCPAPWNAATSYVPGDTAAYGGHRYTASYYSTGAVPGDPASWAVWADNGAC
- a CDS encoding tetratricopeptide repeat protein; the encoded protein is MVLWNGVNFTADGREPATADEFYQIGLRCWKSSQYRPAAPFFLEHAAVAGHALAAEFLGHVCFLQGDHAKAVPWLRRSTASPRAGYYLGCLCQRGFPEAGIAQSFDAAAQWYRHAVSLGEPEAMLALGDLYLERLLPVSRAPMAHALEYFLLAAGQGHSYGAVPGRRGVPDAVRGPRPCRAVLRAVPGQPRPAQPRAEHLDDPGERGGPQPDQMDPGPAEPAPAARHGQPPAAAQPRLPGPAAGAAVS
- a CDS encoding cysteine hydrolase, yielding MSETFRLDPAKTALVLIEYQNEFASEGGVLHGAVAGVMAKTGMLANTVALADAARAAGVTVMHAPITFAPGYGELTRHPYGILKGVVEGSAFVKNTWGAAIVDELAPAEGDIVIEGKRGLDTFASTNLDFILRSKGIDTIVLSGFLTNCCVESTMRTGYENGFRVITVPDCVAATSQEEHDNAITYDYPMFSLPMGSAEVIAAL